The genomic stretch CCTGCAACAACAAGCCTGGATTGGCGTATGCGCCGTACTTGGCCACCTGTTCCCTTTGTACTTTCGCTTTCGCGGAGGCAAGGGCGTCGCGACGGCTGCCGGCATGTTGCTGGGGATCTACCCGCCAGCGGCACTGCTGGCCATTGCCGCCTGGCTGCTGACGTTCTACCTGACCCGCACCAGCTCCCTCGCGGCATTGATCGCCACGCCGCTGACCCTGCCGCTGCTGGCCTGGCAGGAGCCGGCGGCCCTGTTGCCGATGAGCGTACTCACCCTGCTGATTGTATGGCGCCATCGCGGCAATTTACGCGACCTGTTTGCCGGGCGCGAACGGCATTTTTAAATACGCCCAGTGAGCCCGGCTCATGTTCGTCGATCACAACGGCGGCAACTGCTCCATCGGCCAGCGCGCCTGCACGCTGATAGCCAGGCTTTCGTGCTGGCCTGCCTGCAAGCGCTGGCACCCGGCAAAAGCAATCATCGCGCCGTTATCGGTGCAAAACTCGGGGCGCGCGTAAAATACATCGCCCTTGAGGTCACCGAGCATTTTTTCCAGTGACAGACGCAAGGCCTTGTTGGCGCTGACGCCGCCAGCAATGACCAGGCGCGTCATACCTGCCTGCTTCAAGGCACGCTTGCACTTGATGGTCAAAGTCTCCACCACCGCCTGCTGGAACGCCAGAGAGATGTCGCAACGGGCTTGCTCACTGTCGTCCCCGGCGCTGACGCTTTGCTGCCAGGTGTTCAACGCAAAGGTTTTCAAGCCGCTGAAGCTGAACATCAGGCCAGGGCGATCACACATGGGACGCGGGAAGGTATAGCGCCCAGCCACACCTTTTTGCGCCAGGCGCGCGATTTCCGGGCCACCGGGATAATTGAGGCCCATCATCTTGGCGGTCTTGTCGAACGCTTCACCGGCAGCATCGTCCAGGGTTTCCCCCAGGAGTGTGTACTGGCCGATTGCATCGACCTGAACCAGTTGCGTATGGCCACCCGAGACCAATAAAGCGACGAACGGGAACCCGGGCGGGTTTTCTTCCAGCATCGGTGCCAATAAATGGCCTTCCATATGGTGTACACCAAGGGCTGGAATGCCCCAGGCAAATGCCAGCGCCTGGGCACAGGAAGCCCCAACCAGCAGGGCCCCGACCAATCCCGGGCCTGCGGTGTAGGCGATGGCATCGATCTCGGTCGCAACACAATCGGCCTCGTCCAGCACCTGGCGGATCAATGGCAGCATGCGTTTGACGTGATCACGGCTGGCGAGCTCCGGCACCACGCCGCCATAGGCCCGATGCAGGTCGATCTGACTGAACAGTGCATCGGCCAAAAGCCCGCGTTCACTGTCGTATAGCGCGACGCCGGTCTCGTCGCAGGAGGTTTCTAAGCCCAGTACTAACATGGGTTTGCGCCTTGTAGAGGCTGAATTCGAAGGCGCGCATAATAGTCGCCACTTCCCCTCCCGACTAGCGGTTTTCGATCAGAGGCTTTGCATTCCGGGCAATGAGGGGTTAACATCCGCAACCCTTAAAAACCGACGACCTCAGCCGCGAATTTTTTGCGACGAGAACGTTGATTCCCGGTAATGAAAGAAGGTAGCTCTGGATGCCAGCCGTCAAAGTAAAAGAGAACGAACCCTTCGACGTAGCTCTGCGTCGTTTCAAGCGCTCCTGCGAAAAAGCCGGTGTTCTGGCTGAAGTTCGTAGCCGCGAATTTTATGAGAAGCCAACTTCTGAGCGTAAGCGCAAAGCAGCAGCCGCTGTTAAGCGTCACGCCAAGAAAGTTCAGCGCGAACAGCGCCGCGCCGTTCGTCTGTACTAATACACAGACGTTCGTAGCAAGCTTCTGCCAAGCCCGGCCCTCAGCCGGGCTGTTGGCATTTGCGGATATCGCTTGATGCTTCACCGTCGACGCCGCACATGCG from Pseudomonas fluorescens encodes the following:
- the tsaD gene encoding tRNA (adenosine(37)-N6)-threonylcarbamoyltransferase complex transferase subunit TsaD — encoded protein: MLVLGLETSCDETGVALYDSERGLLADALFSQIDLHRAYGGVVPELASRDHVKRMLPLIRQVLDEADCVATEIDAIAYTAGPGLVGALLVGASCAQALAFAWGIPALGVHHMEGHLLAPMLEENPPGFPFVALLVSGGHTQLVQVDAIGQYTLLGETLDDAAGEAFDKTAKMMGLNYPGGPEIARLAQKGVAGRYTFPRPMCDRPGLMFSFSGLKTFALNTWQQSVSAGDDSEQARCDISLAFQQAVVETLTIKCKRALKQAGMTRLVIAGGVSANKALRLSLEKMLGDLKGDVFYARPEFCTDNGAMIAFAGCQRLQAGQHESLAISVQARWPMEQLPPL
- the rpsU gene encoding 30S ribosomal protein S21 is translated as MPAVKVKENEPFDVALRRFKRSCEKAGVLAEVRSREFYEKPTSERKRKAAAAVKRHAKKVQREQRRAVRLY
- the plsY gene encoding glycerol-3-phosphate 1-O-acyltransferase PlsY, producing MSWLLAILAYLLGSLSFAILLSRLTGNPDPRMSGSGNAGATNMLRLAGKKLAVLTLCGDVCKGLLPVLIADLAGLSLQQQAWIGVCAVLGHLFPLYFRFRGGKGVATAAGMLLGIYPPAALLAIAAWLLTFYLTRTSSLAALIATPLTLPLLAWQEPAALLPMSVLTLLIVWRHRGNLRDLFAGRERHF